One window of the Natrinema sp. CBA1119 genome contains the following:
- a CDS encoding Rid family detoxifying hydrolase — MSDIDSIETDDAPSNDNPYSQGIRAGDTLYVSGYGPVDPDTGEVVDEDIEAQTDRVLDNIAAVVDEAGGDGLADVVKVTVYLTDLADYERVNEAYGARFGEEPPARVCVEVSRLPGDVRVELDATAFLG; from the coding sequence ATGTCCGACATCGATTCCATCGAGACCGACGACGCACCGAGCAACGACAACCCCTACTCGCAGGGGATTCGCGCCGGCGATACGCTGTACGTCTCCGGCTACGGGCCCGTCGACCCCGACACGGGCGAGGTCGTCGACGAAGATATCGAGGCCCAGACCGACCGGGTGCTCGACAACATCGCCGCCGTCGTCGACGAAGCCGGCGGCGACGGCCTTGCGGACGTCGTCAAAGTCACCGTCTACCTGACCGATCTCGCGGACTACGAGCGGGTCAACGAGGCCTACGGTGCTCGATTCGGCGAGGAGCCGCCGGCTCGAGTCTGCGTGGAGGTCTCGCGACTCCCCGGAGACGTTCGCGTGGAGCTGGACGCCACGGCGTTCCTCGGGTAG
- a CDS encoding aspartate aminotransferase family protein, translated as MTAGPPIDELHFDDAPDVDSVPGPNTRALLEKQREIDSSAVAYPDDIPIAFEEGKGATVRDADGNTYIDLFAGIGVLNVGHSNPYVLEAVHEQADKFVHTVDFPTEARLELIEKLDEIVPAGLQGQNKVVFGGPTGSDAIEASIKLAKYNTGGDGLIAFRGGYHGATTGAMSVTSNKKFKSDYTPLLADVVHAPYPHPFRQGKTPEEAVDHALEEVRAIVEDPYGGLANPAGMIVEPIQGEGGIVTPPAGFLQGLRDIADDNDVVLVFDEIQSGLGRTGQWWASDWEGVTPDVMTSAKALGGVGFPLSATIYHEDLDTWGPGDHAGTYRGHVVGMRAGTRAIEYIQEHDLLAHARDLGEYIRGRLREAANDNEHLADIRGKGLFIGAEFVDSDGNPDGDLVDAIQQYCFERGVLIWTAGRHGNVLRFLPPLVLTHDLAETALDVVVEAIDDMTAEATQTA; from the coding sequence ATGACGGCAGGTCCGCCGATAGACGAACTTCACTTCGATGACGCACCGGACGTCGACTCCGTCCCCGGCCCCAACACCAGGGCGCTGCTCGAGAAACAGCGCGAGATCGACAGTAGCGCGGTCGCCTATCCGGACGACATTCCGATCGCCTTCGAGGAGGGGAAGGGCGCGACGGTCCGCGACGCCGACGGCAACACCTACATCGATCTCTTCGCGGGCATCGGCGTGCTCAACGTCGGCCACTCGAACCCCTACGTCCTCGAGGCGGTCCACGAGCAGGCCGACAAGTTCGTCCACACGGTCGACTTCCCGACGGAAGCCCGGCTCGAGCTGATCGAGAAACTCGACGAAATCGTTCCTGCTGGTTTGCAGGGCCAGAACAAGGTCGTCTTCGGCGGCCCGACCGGCAGCGACGCCATCGAAGCGTCGATCAAACTCGCCAAGTACAACACCGGCGGCGACGGCCTCATCGCGTTCCGCGGTGGCTACCACGGCGCGACGACCGGCGCGATGAGCGTCACCTCGAACAAGAAGTTCAAGAGCGACTACACGCCGCTGCTCGCCGACGTCGTCCACGCCCCCTATCCGCACCCGTTCCGACAGGGGAAGACGCCCGAGGAAGCGGTCGATCACGCGCTCGAGGAGGTCCGGGCCATCGTCGAGGACCCCTACGGCGGGCTGGCCAATCCGGCCGGCATGATCGTCGAACCGATCCAGGGCGAGGGCGGCATCGTCACGCCGCCGGCGGGCTTCCTGCAGGGGTTGCGCGACATCGCCGACGACAACGACGTCGTCCTCGTCTTCGACGAAATTCAGAGCGGGCTGGGCCGCACCGGGCAGTGGTGGGCCAGCGACTGGGAGGGCGTGACCCCCGACGTGATGACCTCCGCGAAAGCGCTGGGCGGCGTGGGCTTCCCGCTCTCGGCGACCATCTACCACGAGGATCTGGACACGTGGGGGCCGGGCGACCACGCCGGCACCTACCGCGGCCACGTCGTCGGGATGCGGGCCGGGACCCGCGCCATCGAGTACATTCAGGAGCACGACCTCCTCGCGCACGCTCGCGATCTCGGCGAGTACATTCGGGGCCGGCTCCGCGAGGCTGCCAACGACAACGAGCACCTCGCCGACATCCGCGGCAAGGGGCTGTTCATCGGCGCGGAGTTCGTCGATAGCGACGGTAATCCGGACGGCGACCTCGTCGACGCCATTCAGCAGTACTGCTTCGAGCGCGGCGTCCTGATCTGGACGGCCGGTCGCCACGGCAACGTCCTCCGGTTCCTGCCGCCGCTGGTGCTCACGCACGACCTGGCCGAGACGGCGCTCGACGTCGTCGTCGAGGCGATCGACGACATGACCGCCGAAGCGACGCAGACCGCCTGA
- a CDS encoding DUF92 domain-containing protein yields the protein MTAPVRRAGVFAALCTLSLAVPLVEPRVAAAVAGVVLLGAYVITDGPLFDLLAYPGDYEDSRLYGLITFVLAAVALGLMATAASMPIAVFIGTILLVGYGNLGAQLVRLRTDTDVVRVGGFCLAALAAAVAGQALTHSLTGDAVASALPLVVFLAASGAFFAALLRDVLLPSDDPIIVLSVGLLLWLLAELEPTIGTGEIVIALAVTVAFGYASYALETASIAGMLTGILLGLLTIVLGGYGWFTVLISFFAIGGLSTKFRYERKTELGVAEDNNGARGSGNVLGNAAVALVAVLGYAASDAGFLPREPELFLFAFAGSIATAMSDTLSSEIGSVFDRPRLITTLEPVDPGTDGGVTWQGELAGVVGAAVVAAIAYGLFPDIELVGAAIIVAAGIAGMTVDSLLGATLEGTILGNQGVNFLATLSGALVSALLVLSIAVS from the coding sequence GTGACAGCACCCGTTCGGCGAGCCGGCGTGTTCGCGGCTCTCTGTACGCTCTCGCTGGCCGTTCCGCTCGTCGAACCGCGGGTGGCGGCCGCGGTCGCCGGTGTCGTCCTCCTGGGGGCCTACGTGATCACCGACGGCCCGCTCTTCGACCTGCTGGCGTATCCGGGTGATTACGAGGATTCACGACTCTACGGTCTCATCACGTTCGTTCTCGCGGCGGTCGCGCTCGGTCTCATGGCGACCGCGGCGTCGATGCCGATCGCCGTCTTCATCGGGACGATACTGCTGGTCGGCTACGGCAACCTCGGCGCGCAACTCGTCAGGCTACGAACGGACACCGATGTCGTTCGCGTGGGCGGCTTCTGTCTCGCGGCACTCGCAGCCGCTGTCGCCGGACAGGCGCTCACTCACTCGCTCACCGGTGACGCCGTCGCATCAGCACTGCCGCTGGTCGTCTTCTTGGCCGCCAGCGGTGCGTTCTTCGCCGCGCTCCTTCGCGACGTACTCCTCCCATCCGACGACCCGATCATCGTCCTCTCGGTCGGCCTCCTGCTCTGGTTGCTCGCGGAACTCGAGCCGACTATCGGGACGGGCGAAATCGTCATCGCACTCGCCGTTACGGTCGCCTTCGGCTACGCATCCTACGCCCTTGAGACGGCGTCCATCGCGGGGATGCTCACCGGGATCTTGTTGGGGCTGCTAACGATCGTTCTCGGCGGCTACGGCTGGTTCACCGTCCTCATCTCCTTTTTCGCCATCGGCGGCCTCTCGACGAAGTTCCGATACGAGCGGAAGACGGAACTCGGCGTCGCCGAGGACAACAATGGGGCTCGGGGGAGCGGGAACGTCCTCGGCAACGCCGCCGTCGCGCTCGTCGCGGTGCTCGGCTACGCGGCCAGCGACGCCGGCTTCCTCCCTCGAGAGCCCGAACTGTTCCTCTTCGCCTTCGCGGGCTCGATCGCGACCGCGATGAGCGACACCCTCTCGAGCGAGATCGGCAGCGTCTTCGACCGGCCGCGGCTGATCACCACCCTCGAGCCGGTCGATCCCGGCACGGACGGCGGCGTCACCTGGCAGGGAGAACTCGCCGGCGTGGTCGGCGCAGCGGTCGTCGCCGCGATCGCGTACGGGCTCTTCCCCGACATCGAACTCGTCGGCGCGGCGATAATCGTCGCCGCGGGTATCGCCGGCATGACCGTCGATAGCCTGCTCGGGGCGACGCTCGAGGGAACGATTCTGGGGAATCAGGGCGTGAACTTCCTGGCGACGCTCTCCGGCGCGCTCGTCAGCGCCCTGCTGGTGCTCTCGATCGCCGTTTCTTGA
- the dnaG gene encoding DNA primase DnaG — protein sequence MEDTSKYLIHADVTADGIVERSDVVGAIFGQTEGLLGDELDLRDLRQSSKVGRIDVEITSTAGQSHGQVTIATSLDKVETATLAAALETITRVGPCRADLEVREIEDVRAAKRKEVVDRAKELLRTGFDDTIMSSDEILAEVRQQVRVEDITEYEGLPAGPRVTDSDAIIVVEGRADVLSLLKYGIKNAIAVEGTSVPDAVAELTRHRTVTAFLDGDRGGDLILEELAQVGDLDYVAFAPTESSVEDLNHHELFAALRNKVPYETVSELNEPRDAIAATDGSTTPAPPPSDVSTASPTTTEPDDEGDLESSERAPDSSAALETSSAVEPERAATSRAQSGASAEEAETDSERARQDEAATDAESDTDRAPETVYGHATAVIRAGTDSVRFLDAEADPIDDADASEAYETLEALETAPTTVVLDGILDQRLLDLAADRGVNRIIARSLGQFTKRPTNVRIHAVDDVAEQRPDAE from the coding sequence ATGGAAGACACCTCGAAATATCTTATCCACGCAGACGTGACGGCTGACGGGATCGTCGAGCGAAGCGACGTCGTCGGCGCGATCTTCGGCCAGACCGAAGGACTGCTCGGCGACGAGCTCGACCTCCGCGACCTCCGCCAGTCGAGCAAAGTCGGTCGTATCGACGTCGAAATCACGAGCACCGCTGGTCAGTCTCACGGACAGGTGACGATCGCGACCAGTCTGGACAAGGTCGAAACCGCCACCCTCGCCGCCGCCCTCGAGACCATCACCCGGGTCGGTCCCTGCCGGGCCGACCTCGAGGTACGGGAGATCGAGGACGTGCGCGCGGCGAAGCGAAAGGAAGTCGTCGACCGCGCGAAGGAACTGCTCCGGACGGGGTTCGACGATACGATCATGTCCTCCGACGAGATCCTCGCGGAGGTGCGCCAGCAGGTTCGCGTCGAAGACATCACCGAGTACGAGGGACTCCCCGCCGGCCCCCGAGTGACGGACAGCGACGCGATCATCGTCGTCGAGGGCCGGGCCGACGTCCTCTCCCTGCTCAAGTACGGCATCAAAAACGCCATCGCGGTCGAGGGGACGAGCGTCCCCGACGCCGTGGCCGAACTCACTCGTCACCGCACCGTCACGGCCTTCCTCGACGGCGACCGCGGTGGGGACCTCATCCTCGAGGAGCTCGCTCAGGTCGGCGACCTCGACTACGTCGCCTTCGCGCCCACCGAGAGCTCCGTCGAGGACCTGAACCACCACGAACTGTTCGCCGCGCTCCGGAACAAGGTGCCCTACGAGACCGTCTCGGAGCTGAACGAACCCCGGGACGCGATCGCCGCGACCGACGGGAGTACGACGCCGGCACCGCCGCCGTCCGACGTGTCGACCGCGTCACCGACGACCACGGAGCCCGACGACGAGGGCGATCTCGAGTCGAGCGAGCGAGCTCCCGACTCGAGCGCCGCCCTCGAGACGTCGTCGGCGGTCGAGCCGGAACGAGCGGCGACGAGTCGGGCGCAGTCGGGCGCGTCCGCCGAGGAGGCGGAGACGGATTCGGAACGGGCGCGCCAGGACGAGGCCGCGACCGACGCCGAGTCCGATACCGATCGCGCCCCCGAGACGGTCTACGGGCACGCGACCGCGGTCATTCGGGCGGGTACCGACAGCGTCCGCTTTCTCGACGCCGAGGCCGACCCGATCGACGACGCCGACGCGAGCGAGGCCTACGAGACACTCGAGGCCCTCGAGACCGCGCCGACGACGGTCGTCCTCGACGGGATCCTCGACCAGCGGCTTCTCGATCTGGCGGCCGACCGCGGCGTCAACCGAATCATCGCGCGCTCGCTCGGCCAGTTCACCAAGCGGCCGACCAACGTTCGGATCCACGCGGTCGACGACGTCGCCGAGCAGCGGCCGGACGCGGAGTGA
- a CDS encoding undecaprenyl diphosphate synthase family protein — protein MGLYERYLALRIARHDGDPPDHVALVITERDLLERGAYETLTDFFEWAVEYASQVTVYVSVLDAAAVPALQRELETIDAPRPVAVRGPEDRARADAPIRIGIGLGGKHEFTSAVRTLAERVESGELDPDEIDDEHVEGHLVFPSEPDLVIKTGAERLSDFMIWQSVYSELYFTDVNWRDFRKRDFLRAVREYCNRSRRYGR, from the coding sequence GTGGGATTGTACGAACGGTACCTCGCCCTCCGGATCGCCCGTCACGACGGCGACCCCCCAGACCACGTCGCGCTCGTGATCACCGAACGCGATCTGTTAGAGCGAGGCGCCTACGAGACGCTCACGGACTTCTTCGAGTGGGCTGTCGAGTACGCCTCGCAGGTGACCGTCTACGTGAGCGTCCTCGACGCGGCGGCGGTGCCGGCCTTACAGCGCGAACTCGAGACGATCGACGCGCCGCGGCCGGTCGCCGTTCGCGGCCCGGAGGACAGGGCGCGTGCGGACGCCCCGATCCGGATCGGGATCGGCCTCGGCGGGAAACACGAGTTCACCAGCGCGGTGCGGACCCTCGCGGAGCGGGTCGAGTCGGGCGAACTCGATCCCGACGAGATCGACGACGAACACGTCGAAGGCCACCTCGTGTTCCCGTCGGAGCCGGATCTGGTTATCAAGACCGGCGCGGAGCGACTCTCCGATTTCATGATCTGGCAGTCGGTCTACTCGGAACTGTACTTCACCGACGTCAACTGGCGGGACTTCCGCAAGCGAGACTTTCTCCGGGCGGTCCGTGAGTACTGCAACCGGTCGCGACGGTACGGCCGTTAG